In a genomic window of Opisthocomus hoazin isolate bOpiHoa1 chromosome 19, bOpiHoa1.hap1, whole genome shotgun sequence:
- the AMBP gene encoding protein AMBP, which translates to MFWGLLSLLLFAVASGTPIGDQDEDIQVQENFEAERMYGKWYDIAVGTTCKWMKNYKEKFSMGTLVLGPGPSTDQISTASTRLRQGDCTIISGEYEKTSTPGKYTYYNPKWDVSIRSYVLRTNYEEYAVILMKKKSSFGPSTTLKLYGRSPELREDLIEDFQQLALEMGIPTDSIFILANRGECIPQETVAASQRARRAVLPPEEGSAAGPLPPYTGNKEDSCRLSQDPGPCSGMLSRFFYNSSSMACETFLYGGCLGNGNNFYSEKECLQACRTEAACRLPIVQGPCQKPVTRWAFDAAQGKCITFSYGGCKGNGNQFYSEKECKEYCGAPTLAEDEEFLRLSN; encoded by the exons ATGTTTTGGGGtctgctttccctcctcctcttcgcCGTGGCTAGCGGGACGCCCATCGGGGACCAGGATGAGGATATCCAAGTGCAGGAGAATTTCGAGGCTGAGCGG ATGTACGGGAAGTGGTATGACATCGCCGTCGGCACGACCTGCAAATGGATGAAGAACTACAAGGAGAAGTTCAGCATGGGCACGCTGGTGCTGGGCCCCGGCCCCAGCACCGACCAGAtcagcactgccagcaccaggCTGCG gcAAGGTGACTGCACGATCATCTCAGGAGAGTACGAGAAAACCAGCACCCCCGGCAAATACACCTACTACAACCCCA AATGGGACGTGTCTATCCGGTCCTATGTGCTCCGCACCAACTATGAGGAATACGCTGTCATTctgatgaagaagaaaagcagctttggcCCAAGCACCACCCTGAAGCTGTACG GGAGGAGCCCGGAGCTGCGAGAGGACCTCATTGAAGATTTCCAGCAGCTGGCTCTGGAGATGGGCATCCCCACAGACTCCATCTTCATTCTGGCCAACAGAG GTGAATGCATCCCCCAGGAGACCGTAGCTGCCTCCCAG AGGGCGCGGAGAGCAGTCCTGCCGCCCGAGGAGGGCTCGGCCGCGGGACCCCTGCCCCCTTACACCGGCAATAAGGAAG ACTCGTGCCGGCTGAGCCAGGACCCCGGGCCCTGCAGCGGGATGCTCTCCCGCTTCTTCTACAACTCCTCCTCCATGGCCTGCGAAACCTTCCTCTACGGTGGCTGTCTGGGCAACGGCAACAACTTCTACTCGGAGAAGGAGTGCCTGCAGGCGTGCCGGACGGAGG ctgcctgcaggctgcccATCGTCCAGGGCCCCTGCCAGAAGCCGGTGACGCGCTGGGCCTTCGACGCGGCTCAGGGCAAGTGCATCACGTTCAGCTACGGAGGCTGCAAGGGCAATGGGAACCAGTTCTACTCGGAGAAGGAGTGCAAGGAGTATTGCGGGGCTCCTACGCTGGCAG AGGACGAGGAGTTTCTGCGTCTGTCAAACTGA